A window of Spodoptera frugiperda isolate SF20-4 chromosome 17, AGI-APGP_CSIRO_Sfru_2.0, whole genome shotgun sequence contains these coding sequences:
- the LOC118276842 gene encoding uncharacterized protein LOC118276842, with amino-acid sequence MGLLLSKEFRRKKKIDEATSNSSLTNVRYVITEKPKWKVFKKKEVVPIPQYFPPKGCVCGNEGICKQKITPAGVTIHYPQKKKKFTAFGGKRRYKPPKIKKSKFSNHRPINKLKGRPKKFTTWRLDNIVYNSPFNRTYTPPHPDVFSESDISVTLKSCDTSSSDDTVRSDVVN; translated from the exons ATGGGTTTGCTGCTCAGTAAAGAATTTAGACGTAAAAAGAAAATCGATGAAGCTACTAGTAATTCTAG CTTGACCAATGTGCGTTACGTCATAACAGAAAAGCCAAAATGGAAAGTTTTCAAAAAGAAAGA AGTGGTGCCCATTCCTCAATACTTCCCTCCGAAGGGATGTGTATGCGGCAACGAAGGAATATGTAAGCAGAAGATCACACCAGCTGGAGTTACTATACATTATccacaaaa AAAGAAAAAATTCACCGCGTTTGGTGGGAAGCGGCGATACAAACCACCAAAAATAAAGAAGAGCAAGTTCAGcaa TCATAGGCCAATAAATAAACTGAAGGGTCGGCCAAAGAAATTTACAACTTGGAGACTGGATAATATAGTTTATAATTCGCCGTTTAACAG AACGTATACGCCGCCCCATCCTGACGTCTTTTCGGAGTCTGACATTAGCGTCACACTGAAGTCTTGCGACACAAGCAGCTCCGACGACACGGTCAGATCTGACGttgtgaattga